The following DNA comes from Spirulina major PCC 6313.
GATCGACCCGCAGCAGGTTATGTCCCGGACATCACGGTATTAGATTGGGCAGCCTTAGCAACAGAACCCTTATGGGAACGGGCTTCGACGGTGATAGCAGGGTCAAGTATTCGCCTGGTGGTGGAGGTGGTCAGCACAAATTGGCGTGATGATTACACGCTCAAATTAGGGGACTATGAAGCGATGGGAATCCCAGAATATTGGCTAGTGGACTACAAGGCATTGGGAGCGCAGCGATACATTGGCTCCCCCAAAGTACCAACATTAACGGTGTGTTCTTTGGTGCAAGGAGAATATCAGGTGGCGTTATTTCAGGGGTGCGATCGGGTTAAGTCGGCGGTGTTTCCTAGTTTAGAACTGACAGCGGAGCAGGTTTTTCGGGCGGGGCGATTGGTGTTGTAGCGATTCACTCACTTTATATAAATCAAGTTCACTGTAGGAAAATAGAAGATAATGGTTGATTTCAAAAAGAAACTCAAAAATAGAACTATTTCAAAAAAAATTGATCCGCTAGAAGTTTATGATTCATTAGATCGTCGGAGCGAAACTGGGCCATTGAGACCTGCTCAAGAAAAGATATTGAAAGATTGGTTTTCAAAACGGCAAGACAAAAGAGATAATATCGTCAAACTTCATACGGGTGATGGCAAGACTCTTATTGGACTATTAATCCTGCAATCCAAGCTAAACTCTGGTGAAAGACCATGTGTAAGGATTCAGGTACTTGAAACGCAGTCACAGCAAGGCTTTCAAAATCGAGGTGAGTTCTAAACTAACAGTTCATTCTCAATAAGTACGCAAGACTAGGGGTTACAGCCTTGTTTATTGAGAATAACAAAATAGCCCGAAATAGCTGAAACCCATACTGAGCAATGCTTACATCCAAATTCTCATGACCTGAATACTTACGACCATGTTTGTACGTGTGCCCAAATAAGTACCTCGCCACGCAAGTTTGCCAGGAAGCACGCAAATTTGGAATCCCATTTACTGAGATATCTCAATCAAACGAGTTACCTGATGATTTTCTTTCTGGAAGCAAGATTCTAATAACTCATATTCAAAAAATATTTAACGGGAAAAGCAAATTTGGATTGGCGAATAAGTCTGTTGATGTAGGGGCAATAGTTATTGATGATTCACATGCTTGTATTGATGCTATAAGGAATTCCTTAACTATTAAGATTTCCAAAGATCATGATCTATATAGCTCTATTCTTATGCTTTGTGGTGACGAGATCAGGGAGCAAGGAGAAGGTAGTTTCCAGGATATACAGCAAGGAGACTACGATACCATGCTTCCAATACCTTACTGGACTTGGTTTGATAAGTACAGAGATATTACGAGCAAAATATTGGAAAGCAAAAATACCAATGAAGTGAAGTTCACATGGCCAGTAATCAAAGACATGATTAAAAACTGTCAAGCTTTTATTTCAGGGAAATCATTGGAAATAATTCCTTCTTTGATACCCATTGATAGCTTTGGTTCTTTTAGTAGAGCAAAGCATCGTGTTTTAATGTCTGCGACCACTCAGGATGATTCATTTTTTATCAAAGGATTAGGTTTCGATATCGATTCGGTAGCTCGTCCTCTTACAAATCAGGAACAAAAGTGGTCGGGAGAGAAATTGATACTCATTCCATCACTTATTCATGAAGATTTAGATCGCGAAATGATTGTGAATTACTGGGGCAAAGTTAATTCAAGGCGTAATTTTGGTGTCGTTTCACTGATTCCAAGTTTTATTAAAAAAGGTCAGTATGAAAGAATTGGTTCTTTTGTTGTGGACACAGACAACATATACAAAAAAGTCCAAGAGCTTAAAAATGGTTGTTATGAAAAAACTTTAGTCTTTGCCAACAGATATGATGGAATTGATCTTCCAGATGACTCATGTAGAATTTTGATTCTTGATTCAAAGCCTTTTTTTGATTCCCTTCTTGATCGCTACGAAGAACAGTGTCGAATCAGTAGTGACATTATAAATATACGAATAGCACAAAAAATTGAGCAAGGATTAGGTCGAAGTGTAAGAGGAGATAAAGACTATAGTGTCATCCTACTCGTAGGAGGTGACCTAATTAAATTTGTGAAAAGTTCTGGAACTAGCAAATATTTTTCAGCGCAGACTCAAAAACAGATCGAGATAGGAATACAAGTTGCAGAGTTTTCAAGAGAAGATGCTGACGATAGTCTACAACCTTCTGATATGTTACTTGAGTTGCTCGATCAGTTACTCAAGCGAGATGAAGCATGGAAAGAATATTATTCTGAAGAAATGAAAGGAATTGGTGAAGAGGAAAAACGAAAGAGCTTATATGAATTATTAAAAAAAGAATATGATGCTGAAAAATACTTCTCTTCAGGTGAGCTTGAGAAGGCCTGTGACAAAATGCAATCTCTGTGTGATGAGTTTTCAGGAGATAAATCTGAAAAAGGGTGGTACTTACAACAGTTAGCACGTTATAAATATCAAATTAGCAAAGTTGCGAGTAATGAAATACAGAAATCCGCTTTTACTTGTAATTCACAACTGTTAAAGCCAAAAGAAGGAATTAGTTATTCGAGACTTGAATATATCAATGAAAATCGAGTTAGCCGTATTCGTACATGGATATCACAATATACGAACTATCAGGACATGATGATTTCTATCGACGGCATTCTTCAAGATTTATCCTTTGGAATACCCTCAGAAAAATTTGAGGCAGCAATTCATGAAATTGGACAAGCTCTTGGTTTTTTGTGTCAAAGACCTGACAAAGAAATAAAGAAAGGGCCTGACAATCTTTGGTGCGTTGCAAAAGATCAATATTTTTTGATTGAATGTAAGAGCGAAGTAAAAGCAGATCGATCAGAGATAACAAAACATGAATCCGGACAAATGAATACACATTCTGCATGGTTTGAAGATGTGTATCGAGATGCTAATTGTAAAAGAATTCTCATAATTCCCACAAAAACACTTTCATACAATGCAGCCTTTACACATGAAGTTGAAATAATGAGAAAAAAACGTAAGGATTCAGGTAGCAGGGATGAGGGAAGGCATGGAGACTTGCTCAGGAGAAGCCGTCGCCATCAAAGCTTGTTTCAAGAAACTCAACACCGAACGCCCTTGAGTCCGACAAGTCTGAATCACACTCAGTAACCTTGCCGTCTGGGCAAAACCTGCCATCGAACGCGAGCCACCACAAACCTTACGCTTGGTTACAGCCAACCGCAACGAGCGTTCCGCACGATTATTATCCGGGGGAATTTCTGGATGGGACAGGAAATACCACCACTGATT
Coding sequences within:
- a CDS encoding Uma2 family endonuclease, which encodes MVQASTLALSFEDFIATYPERGDRYELIEGEVISVRPRGQHELIAGFLALQFGLQIQQQQQDWVIPTTCVVKPDRPAAGYVPDITVLDWAALATEPLWERASTVIAGSSIRLVVEVVSTNWRDDYTLKLGDYEAMGIPEYWLVDYKALGAQRYIGSPKVPTLTVCSLVQGEYQVALFQGCDRVKSAVFPSLELTAEQVFRAGRLVL
- a CDS encoding DEAD/DEAH box helicase family protein, with the translated sequence MVDFKKKLKNRTISKKIDPLEVYDSLDRRSETGPLRPAQEKILKDWFSKRQDKRDNIVKLHTGDGKTLIGLLILQSKLNSGERPCVRIQVLETQSQQGFQNRGEF